From the genome of Nitrosomonas sp., one region includes:
- a CDS encoding translocation/assembly module TamB domain-containing protein: MQHKNIKRSGFRFKWLTVILLSTFMAITSGGYWLVNTTPGLQWLLSAAERISGSTIQFEGVDGTIGALQIETLRYHDESLQFAVHQFKLDWSIDQLFSGKLHINDISARLVVVYTSPTEDEDETALPDDLTLPLEIALKQLQVDEIHIYSIGTDQTGQQSHQSRQPDFSLTDLSIQLESHAQQHRLVQLSFNSILGALNASGQILAARPFKLESTILLDNSGKWGQTQVTLNGSLERVDINLEHHNKPMQATIVAQVQPFATSAISLVTSLEAAITEFNPAALFPGTPDIPKANLALHATLGQNAENQLAGQLTLKNHAFAPLDQDGLPIAEINSAVLFTGDELKLDNLQILLSEKGKEGILSGSVAWRFDPASGIADLNVSSLNPAAITTQLQAAKISGLAQVTADADRLNAEIRLSDQTLKLDASVTHTASQVRLEHFNLSHGQSSLTGTGELNLDHENPDDHTQPFHFTGQLRQFNIADFLQAPVSNLNTRLTVTGHLSPEFSGLLDYQFEKSHLNHQPVSGKGNIAVQLPLSVTSKADFQIGSNYVGIHGKFGKPGNALAVNITAPSLAQIGLGLSGFLKAQIDLKGTLDSPAVDFDIDSEKLTLPGNHAIDNFAAKGKVHSEALSLLLTANQLRTDGETRVKQLNLKINGTQSSHTIQTDLRVDDEMTVTLQADGGIQQAKKPDALPGWQGQLAHLAITGLVPVELQAPMPLKLGTEQISIRNAQFKVAGGKANIETIFWSPENWKSSGHFSGIRLHPDSDLIPTENLLQLGGRWAMQSTASLAQLNGDIEITREKGDWYLPGELPQPAGLQTLKLHAKAQNGMLTGQFELDSAQIGTAKAQLKLPIIHTAGGELLPPQTRLDGQLNLQAPDLSWLDQVTDNAIQTGGQIKLHASVAGSLGKPELRGTINGDKLAIALLDVGVNLHQGQLSARFDQSALHIDQLSFLSPHEPPPKDRLLRKLELEDKPGSLNVTGSLGFKENTHQLTVSLDRLYLVHPPHYWIVASGKSKVQFINNVLDLGGDIIADAGLITQPPAMRPQLAGDIIIVDDKSELANKSNTDEQGTIVNLHASLDLGKQFFLRVAGLEGRLDGKLHLQNDEKQALSVVGSIATRQTTYKAYGQDLTVERGIVNFHGPIDDPGLNILAKRKDLEVEAGVEVAGSVRHPKVKLVSTPNVPDTEKLSWIVLGRAPDTSGLDTSLLITAASSIFGGDSGGITGQLSDMLGVDEISFRQGSTPGSTQTTGTGIPGPPLTSPVGLASSALSGQIGTIGKRLSSRAYLSYERGITTTTAGITKLTYSLTPKITVVTQAGEDSAVDMFYTFRFD; encoded by the coding sequence ATGCAGCATAAAAATATCAAGCGTTCGGGCTTTCGTTTTAAATGGCTGACCGTTATTCTATTAAGCACTTTCATGGCAATCACCAGCGGCGGTTACTGGCTTGTAAACACCACACCCGGACTGCAGTGGCTGCTGTCCGCAGCCGAACGGATAAGTGGTTCAACGATACAGTTTGAAGGCGTTGACGGCACCATCGGCGCATTACAAATCGAGACGCTGCGCTATCACGACGAATCGCTGCAATTTGCTGTCCATCAATTTAAACTGGACTGGTCAATAGACCAACTGTTTTCCGGGAAACTGCACATCAACGACATCAGCGCCCGGTTAGTTGTTGTGTATACATCGCCCACCGAGGATGAAGACGAAACGGCGTTGCCCGATGATTTAACACTGCCGCTTGAGATCGCGTTAAAACAGCTACAGGTCGATGAAATTCATATTTATTCCATAGGCACGGATCAAACCGGTCAGCAATCCCATCAATCCCGGCAACCTGATTTTTCTTTGACCGATTTATCAATTCAGCTGGAAAGTCATGCGCAGCAACACCGGTTGGTACAGCTGTCATTTAACTCGATACTGGGCGCGCTCAACGCATCGGGACAAATCCTGGCAGCACGCCCTTTTAAGCTGGAATCAACTATCTTGCTCGACAATTCCGGGAAATGGGGACAAACCCAAGTGACTTTAAACGGATCGCTGGAACGGGTTGACATTAATCTCGAACATCATAATAAACCGATGCAAGCAACAATAGTTGCACAAGTCCAGCCGTTTGCCACCTCCGCTATTTCTCTCGTCACATCACTTGAAGCGGCCATTACTGAATTCAATCCCGCTGCATTATTCCCCGGCACACCTGATATCCCCAAAGCCAATCTCGCATTACACGCAACGCTCGGTCAGAACGCTGAAAATCAGCTCGCCGGGCAACTGACGTTGAAAAACCATGCATTCGCGCCACTGGATCAGGACGGCTTGCCCATTGCAGAAATCAACTCGGCAGTTTTATTCACCGGGGATGAACTCAAACTGGACAATCTGCAGATACTGTTATCAGAAAAGGGTAAAGAGGGCATCCTCTCCGGCAGTGTTGCATGGCGTTTCGACCCGGCATCCGGAATTGCCGATCTTAATGTCAGCAGTCTGAATCCGGCAGCAATTACTACTCAACTGCAGGCCGCAAAAATCAGCGGTCTGGCACAAGTGACAGCCGATGCCGACCGGCTGAACGCTGAAATCAGGCTGAGTGACCAGACCTTGAAGCTCGATGCCTCGGTCACACATACCGCCAGTCAGGTTCGGCTGGAACATTTCAACCTGAGTCACGGCCAATCCAGCCTGACTGGCACAGGAGAACTCAATCTGGATCATGAAAACCCGGATGACCACACACAACCGTTTCACTTTACCGGTCAGCTCCGGCAATTTAATATCGCCGATTTTCTACAGGCACCGGTATCCAATCTGAACACCAGACTGACAGTTACCGGTCATTTATCTCCCGAGTTCTCAGGCTTGCTTGACTATCAGTTTGAAAAAAGCCATTTAAACCATCAACCGGTTTCAGGAAAAGGGAATATTGCCGTTCAACTGCCACTGTCCGTCACCAGTAAAGCCGACTTTCAGATCGGCTCTAATTATGTGGGTATCCATGGCAAATTCGGCAAACCGGGCAACGCGTTGGCCGTAAATATTACCGCGCCATCGCTCGCGCAAATCGGGCTTGGATTATCCGGTTTTCTCAAAGCGCAGATTGATCTGAAAGGCACACTGGACTCGCCGGCAGTAGATTTTGATATTGACAGCGAAAAACTTACGCTGCCCGGCAACCACGCTATCGACAACTTCGCCGCCAAAGGAAAAGTACATTCGGAGGCGCTTTCACTGCTGCTCACGGCCAATCAACTCCGCACAGATGGAGAAACCCGGGTCAAACAGCTTAATCTGAAAATAAACGGCACGCAGTCGAGTCACACAATACAAACCGACTTGCGCGTCGATGATGAAATGACCGTTACTCTGCAAGCCGATGGCGGCATACAGCAAGCCAAAAAACCGGATGCCCTGCCTGGCTGGCAAGGACAATTAGCCCATTTGGCGATCACGGGTCTGGTTCCCGTTGAACTACAGGCACCCATGCCGCTCAAGCTCGGCACTGAACAGATTTCCATACGTAATGCCCAGTTTAAAGTCGCCGGCGGCAAGGCAAACATTGAAACTATTTTCTGGTCACCGGAAAACTGGAAGAGCAGTGGCCATTTTTCAGGCATCAGATTACATCCCGACAGTGATTTAATTCCTACAGAAAACCTGTTACAACTGGGTGGAAGATGGGCGATGCAATCAACGGCCTCACTGGCACAGCTCAATGGCGATATTGAAATTACGCGGGAAAAAGGTGACTGGTATTTGCCCGGAGAACTACCGCAGCCAGCCGGGTTACAGACTTTAAAACTACACGCCAAAGCGCAAAACGGCATGTTAACGGGTCAGTTCGAGTTGGACAGCGCACAAATCGGCACAGCAAAGGCGCAGCTCAAACTGCCGATCATACATACTGCCGGCGGTGAATTATTACCGCCACAAACCAGGTTGGACGGCCAACTGAATCTACAGGCACCTGATTTATCCTGGCTGGATCAGGTAACCGATAACGCCATACAAACAGGCGGACAGATTAAACTGCACGCCAGCGTTGCAGGATCACTCGGAAAACCAGAACTGCGAGGCACTATCAACGGCGACAAACTGGCAATCGCATTACTCGATGTTGGGGTAAATCTGCATCAGGGCCAATTGTCGGCACGCTTCGATCAATCCGCATTGCATATCGATCAACTCAGTTTTTTATCACCGCATGAACCACCCCCTAAAGACCGGTTGTTGCGAAAACTGGAACTTGAAGACAAACCGGGCTCGCTGAACGTTACCGGTTCACTGGGTTTTAAGGAAAATACCCATCAATTGACTGTCAGCCTGGACCGCCTTTATCTTGTGCATCCGCCGCATTACTGGATTGTCGCTTCCGGTAAAAGCAAGGTGCAATTCATCAATAATGTCCTTGATCTCGGTGGCGACATTATTGCCGATGCCGGCTTGATCACACAACCTCCCGCAATGCGGCCGCAACTGGCCGGTGACATCATCATCGTTGATGACAAATCCGAATTGGCGAACAAATCGAACACTGATGAACAGGGGACTATCGTCAACCTGCATGCCTCACTCGATCTCGGAAAACAGTTCTTTCTGCGCGTCGCAGGACTCGAAGGACGCCTGGATGGCAAACTGCATTTGCAAAACGATGAAAAACAAGCGTTGAGCGTTGTTGGTTCCATCGCCACACGTCAGACGACCTATAAAGCGTATGGCCAGGATCTAACCGTTGAACGCGGCATTGTAAACTTTCATGGTCCGATTGACGATCCGGGACTGAATATCCTGGCAAAACGTAAAGATCTCGAGGTCGAGGCCGGTGTTGAAGTAGCCGGTTCGGTACGCCACCCCAAAGTCAAACTGGTCTCAACGCCCAATGTGCCCGATACCGAGAAACTGTCATGGATTGTACTGGGACGCGCGCCCGATACCAGCGGACTGGATACTTCACTGTTAATCACCGCCGCCAGTTCAATCTTCGGCGGTGATTCCGGTGGCATCACCGGACAGCTTAGCGACATGCTTGGCGTCGACGAAATCTCCTTTAGACAGGGCAGCACGCCAGGCAGCACCCAAACAACCGGTACTGGCATACCCGGCCCACCCTTAACCAGTCCAGTCGGTTTGGCAAG
- a CDS encoding autotransporter assembly complex protein TamA, with protein sequence MPDTRLMFRKRPITFLWVLWICFFLVYSKSILAESRVLPNLIDAPRFVLLSAPGSVQDLLKDHIRLPQEPFASDMAQRVFLRRTKLEINELLATEGYFSPTVTFDKRIEDETEIPVIIVDPGALAHVESVQIEFQGSIVDDETLQKQLKKWRKAWPLQTGQPFRSAEWEEAKAALLSQVTYEKYAAAQIVKSEAVVDRENALVSLHIIIDSGPAFYFGALEITGLERYDEEMIENYRTFRPGEPYSKERMHLFQIALQGIPHFGNVSVNIDPDISKHEAIPVHVTVTETQSKRIAFGGGYSSNNGARVEANFSNHNFLDRAWNLNTILRLEQKRQTFFTGVNTLPNQNNVYYSAGASLQRTDIEDLVTIKQRVDTARVYQTRNIQNLFSLNWQREEKRPDGAVNQTVEALALDWRFRYHFVDDPVNIRRGGITEFRLGGGSEFVLSDQDFLRLYGRQQNWWPVGKNDVFYLRGEAGYTLASSRFGIPQEYLFRAGGIQSVRGYDFMSIGVREGNAIVGGRVMATGTAEYTHWFMQNWGAAAFVDVGSAADTVKDMRLFLGYGAGVRWRSPAGPLALDLARGHKTGTLRVHFSMVVNF encoded by the coding sequence ATGCCCGATACCCGATTGATGTTCAGAAAACGGCCGATTACTTTTCTATGGGTGCTATGGATATGCTTTTTCCTTGTCTATAGTAAATCCATTTTAGCGGAATCCAGGGTTTTACCCAACCTGATCGATGCACCCAGATTTGTACTGTTATCCGCACCGGGCTCAGTACAGGATTTACTCAAAGATCATATCAGGCTTCCACAAGAACCGTTCGCCAGCGACATGGCGCAACGCGTTTTTTTACGCCGGACAAAACTGGAAATCAACGAACTGCTCGCAACGGAAGGTTATTTTTCTCCAACTGTCACTTTTGACAAGCGCATCGAAGACGAAACCGAAATTCCTGTCATTATCGTCGATCCTGGCGCGTTGGCGCATGTCGAATCGGTTCAAATCGAATTTCAGGGCAGCATCGTCGATGATGAAACACTGCAAAAACAACTGAAAAAATGGCGTAAAGCCTGGCCACTTCAAACCGGCCAACCGTTTCGCTCAGCCGAGTGGGAAGAAGCCAAGGCCGCGTTACTGTCTCAAGTCACTTATGAAAAATATGCCGCTGCTCAAATCGTCAAAAGCGAAGCCGTTGTCGACAGGGAAAACGCGCTGGTCTCGCTGCATATCATTATTGACTCAGGCCCGGCGTTTTACTTTGGCGCGCTCGAAATCACCGGTCTGGAACGTTACGACGAAGAAATGATAGAAAACTACCGAACGTTTCGACCCGGTGAACCTTACAGTAAAGAACGCATGCATTTGTTCCAGATTGCATTGCAAGGCATCCCGCACTTTGGCAATGTTTCGGTCAATATTGATCCTGATATTTCAAAGCATGAAGCCATTCCGGTACATGTTACCGTTACAGAGACACAATCAAAGCGCATCGCTTTTGGCGGCGGTTACAGTTCAAACAACGGCGCACGCGTGGAAGCCAATTTCAGCAATCACAATTTTCTGGATCGGGCATGGAATTTAAACACGATTCTGCGTCTCGAACAAAAACGACAGACGTTTTTTACCGGCGTCAATACGCTACCGAACCAGAACAATGTATATTATTCCGCAGGCGCTAGCCTGCAAAGAACCGACATTGAAGATCTGGTAACAATCAAGCAACGCGTTGATACCGCACGGGTCTACCAGACACGCAATATCCAGAATCTGTTTTCATTAAACTGGCAAAGAGAGGAAAAACGCCCTGACGGCGCGGTCAATCAGACCGTAGAAGCATTGGCGCTCGATTGGCGATTCCGGTACCATTTTGTTGATGATCCCGTAAATATCCGGCGCGGCGGCATCACCGAATTCAGGCTCGGTGGTGGCAGTGAATTCGTTCTGTCCGATCAGGATTTTTTACGCCTGTACGGACGGCAGCAAAACTGGTGGCCGGTTGGAAAAAACGATGTATTCTATCTGCGCGGAGAAGCCGGTTACACACTGGCGTCATCGCGATTTGGCATTCCGCAGGAATACCTTTTTCGCGCCGGCGGAATACAATCGGTTAGAGGGTATGATTTTATGAGTATCGGTGTGCGTGAAGGCAATGCAATTGTCGGTGGACGCGTTATGGCAACCGGAACAGCGGAATATACACATTGGTTCATGCAAAACTGGGGGGCAGCCGCCTTTGTGGATGTCGGCAGCGCTGCGGATACAGTCAAGGATATGCGGTTATTTCTCGGTTACGGCGCCGGCGTACGCTGGCGCAGTCCGGCGGGGCCGCTCGCGCTTGATCTCGCCAGAGGTCATAAAACCGGAACATTGCGTGTGCACTTCTCTATGGTTGTCAATTTCTGA
- a CDS encoding uracil-DNA glycosylase gives MAVHSTIKADYPSEAVDCRQCERLAAFLDSVKARYPDYHARPVEAFGDTRAKLLIVGLAPGMHGANRTGRPFTGDFAGILLYQTLFKFGFASHHESISKQDDLRLLNCRITNAVKCLPPQNKPNPEEIKQCNHYLKTELAAFRREGGRAILALGAIAHRAVLQCLNLRMKDYLFAHGAAYSLSNSTPNFVDMGSVKLYDSYHCSRYNTQTKRLTTGMFEQVFAQISADLALE, from the coding sequence ATGGCTGTACATTCTACTATAAAAGCAGATTATCCTTCCGAGGCGGTTGATTGCCGCCAGTGCGAAAGGCTGGCTGCATTTCTGGATTCAGTAAAAGCGCGTTATCCGGACTATCATGCGCGGCCGGTTGAGGCATTTGGCGATACCCGGGCAAAATTACTGATAGTCGGGCTGGCGCCCGGAATGCATGGCGCAAACCGGACTGGGCGGCCTTTTACCGGTGATTTTGCAGGCATACTGCTGTATCAGACACTTTTTAAATTCGGCTTTGCCAGTCATCACGAATCGATATCGAAGCAGGATGATTTGCGGTTGCTAAACTGCCGTATCACCAACGCGGTTAAGTGTCTGCCGCCGCAGAACAAGCCCAATCCTGAAGAAATCAAGCAGTGTAATCATTATCTGAAAACAGAACTAGCCGCTTTCAGGCGCGAGGGCGGCCGGGCAATACTGGCGCTCGGGGCAATTGCCCACCGGGCAGTGTTGCAGTGTCTGAATTTGCGCATGAAAGACTATCTTTTTGCACATGGCGCGGCGTACAGTCTGTCAAACAGCACGCCGAATTTTGTGGATATGGGCTCAGTCAAACTGTATGACAGTTATCACTGCAGTCGCTACAATACCCAGACGAAACGATTGACAACCGGGATGTTCGAGCAGGTGTTTGCCCAAATCTCGGCTGATCTTGCTTTGGAATGA
- a CDS encoding 4-oxalocrotonate tautomerase family protein: MPYVHLRVAGTLSTEQKAKIAEEITDTLARVANKSKSYTYITFEEVPHENWAIGGALLGKKE, from the coding sequence ATGCCTTATGTTCATTTACGCGTTGCAGGCACTTTGAGCACGGAGCAAAAAGCGAAAATTGCCGAGGAAATCACCGATACCCTTGCGCGCGTTGCCAACAAGTCAAAATCCTACACCTATATCACGTTCGAGGAAGTGCCGCATGAGAACTGGGCGATAGGCGGTGCACTGCTGGGTAAAAAAGAATAG
- the uvrC gene encoding excinuclease ABC subunit UvrC, producing the protein MLNSSAEVIYVGKAVDLKKRVSSYFQKTGLAPRTQLMVSQITGIETTVTRSEAEALLLENNLIKSLKPRYNILFRDDKSYPYIILSGHDYPRLGFYRGLVDKTHQYFGPFPNAGIVRESIQLLQKVFRLRTCEDSVFSNRTRPCLLYQIKRCSGPCVNLISQSDYREDVSSAELFLQGKQSEVIDSIAGKMQQASDKMEYEQAALLRDQMQALRKIREKQFVDSGKAMDADIVACAGLKDGSDKVCVTLAMVRGGRHLGDKSFFPQNADGYDLSAVIEAFLAQHYLNRSVPNLIIVDRKIQRDVLEDLLTNQSGHKVTINQNPIGERRVWLKMASENAQLALKQMMNRKASQEVRLVALQQALKLNALNRIECFDISHTMGEATVASCVVYDHFAMRNNEYRLFNIKGVTPGDDYAAIRDALNRRYQKVVQGEGRLPDLIMIDGGKGQVNAAKAVLDELGISDANLMGIAKGEGRKPGLEQLIFPDQKKPLQLPNDHPGLHLIQQIRDEAHRFAIQGHRGRRNKSRMTSSLENISGIGAKRRQGLLGRFGGLKGVQTASIEELAQTEGISRKLAEKIYRELH; encoded by the coding sequence ATGCTGAATTCCAGCGCCGAGGTGATTTATGTCGGCAAGGCGGTTGATCTTAAAAAACGCGTTTCTTCATATTTTCAAAAGACCGGTCTTGCGCCCAGAACGCAATTGATGGTTTCGCAGATTACGGGTATCGAGACGACGGTGACGCGCTCTGAAGCAGAAGCGTTATTGCTGGAAAACAATCTGATCAAAAGCCTCAAGCCACGATATAACATCCTGTTCAGGGATGATAAATCCTATCCTTATATTATTCTGAGCGGGCATGATTATCCGCGGCTGGGGTTTTACCGCGGGTTGGTGGATAAAACACATCAGTATTTCGGACCGTTTCCGAATGCCGGAATCGTCAGGGAGAGCATACAGTTGCTGCAAAAGGTATTTCGATTGCGCACCTGCGAAGACAGCGTTTTCAGCAACCGGACACGGCCTTGCCTTCTGTACCAGATCAAACGCTGCAGCGGCCCCTGTGTCAATCTGATTTCGCAGTCCGATTACCGTGAAGATGTCAGCAGTGCGGAATTGTTTCTGCAGGGCAAACAATCCGAAGTCATTGACAGCATCGCCGGAAAAATGCAGCAGGCTTCGGACAAGATGGAATATGAGCAGGCGGCGTTGTTGCGCGATCAGATGCAGGCATTGCGTAAAATCAGGGAAAAACAGTTCGTCGATAGCGGCAAGGCGATGGATGCGGATATTGTGGCTTGCGCCGGACTCAAAGACGGCAGCGACAAGGTTTGTGTCACGCTGGCCATGGTCAGGGGCGGACGTCATTTAGGCGATAAAAGTTTTTTTCCTCAGAATGCCGACGGTTATGACCTTTCTGCCGTGATTGAGGCTTTTCTGGCTCAGCATTATTTGAACCGCAGCGTACCGAATCTGATTATTGTCGATCGCAAAATTCAACGCGATGTTTTGGAGGATTTGTTGACAAATCAATCCGGCCATAAAGTGACGATTAATCAGAATCCGATCGGTGAACGCCGCGTATGGCTGAAAATGGCGTCAGAGAACGCGCAGCTTGCACTCAAGCAGATGATGAATCGCAAGGCCAGCCAGGAAGTACGTTTGGTTGCTTTGCAACAGGCATTGAAGCTGAACGCATTGAACCGTATCGAATGTTTCGATATCAGCCATACCATGGGCGAGGCGACGGTTGCATCTTGCGTGGTTTACGATCATTTCGCCATGCGTAACAATGAATACCGGCTTTTTAACATTAAAGGCGTTACCCCGGGAGATGATTATGCAGCGATACGCGATGCACTGAACCGCCGGTACCAGAAAGTCGTGCAGGGCGAAGGCCGTTTGCCGGACCTGATCATGATTGACGGCGGCAAAGGTCAGGTCAATGCAGCCAAAGCGGTGCTCGATGAACTCGGAATCAGTGATGCGAATCTGATGGGTATTGCGAAAGGCGAGGGTCGTAAACCCGGTCTGGAACAATTGATTTTTCCCGATCAGAAAAAGCCGTTACAATTGCCCAATGATCATCCCGGTTTGCATCTGATTCAGCAGATCAGGGATGAAGCCCATCGTTTTGCGATTCAGGGGCATCGGGGCCGGCGCAATAAATCGCGCATGACATCGAGCCTTGAAAATATCAGCGGTATTGGCGCCAAACGCCGCCAGGGTTTGTTGGGGCGCTTCGGTGGCTTGAAAGGTGTACAAACCGCAAGTATCGAAGAGCTTGCCCAGACTGAAGGAATCAGCCGCAAGCTTGCGGAAAAAATTTACCGGGAATTGCATTGA
- the pgsA gene encoding CDP-diacylglycerol--glycerol-3-phosphate 3-phosphatidyltransferase — translation MPLNLPNFLTWLRILAIPLFVGIFYLPDGWLSSEQKNLVATIIFAGAAITDWLDGFLARALNQMSAFGAFLDPVADKLMVAAALIVLVYLDRLGAPIALIIIGREIAVSALREWMAQIGQSKSVAVSFLGKIKTTAQMIAIPLLLYHDDLAEGYNALEIGTWLIYVAAFLTLWSMIYYLKAAIPQAIKHDQ, via the coding sequence ATGCCTTTAAATCTGCCGAATTTTTTAACATGGCTCAGAATACTGGCCATTCCCCTTTTTGTGGGGATTTTTTATCTGCCTGACGGCTGGTTGTCGTCCGAACAGAAAAACCTGGTTGCAACCATTATTTTTGCCGGTGCGGCCATTACAGACTGGCTTGACGGGTTTCTGGCGCGCGCATTAAACCAGATGTCCGCTTTTGGCGCATTTCTCGATCCTGTTGCCGATAAATTGATGGTGGCTGCCGCTCTGATTGTGCTCGTCTATCTTGACCGGCTCGGTGCGCCGATCGCATTGATTATTATCGGGCGCGAGATCGCGGTCTCGGCGCTGCGCGAATGGATGGCGCAAATCGGTCAATCCAAAAGTGTGGCAGTTTCATTCCTGGGAAAGATCAAGACCACGGCACAGATGATTGCGATACCACTGCTGCTCTACCATGACGACCTCGCTGAAGGTTATAATGCGCTTGAAATCGGAACATGGCTGATTTATGTGGCGGCTTTCTTGACGTTATGGTCGATGATTTACTATTTAAAAGCAGCCATACCGCAAGCCATCAAACATGACCAATAA